The nucleotide sequence AGGATAGTTTGCTGCTTCAATCGCTGCTGCTGTTAAGGCATTAAAGATGGTTGATTTTCCCACATTGGGCAGGCCGACAATGCCGCATTGAAAACCCATAGCTCTCTCTGTTTTTCGTTAAAATATTATTGGTAACTGTAGAATGATTTTTTTCCTCCTCCTCAAAAGAGGAGAGGAGGGAAGAATCTACTTTCTACAATATGTTGTATCTTATCCTTAATTATCCTTATGTAAGGAGGGGAAGGGCCTTTTGCAAGAATCAATGATATTTTTTTCACTGATCAAAGATTGCTGTTTCATAGCCTTTATCGCTGGAAGAGGAGAAAGGAAGGTTCTGGAAAACCGCTTTGAGCCGTTTGTTCTGGCAGTTCCCCATGCACATCAGGTCGCACATGGGGGGGAGGCCAGTACAGTTTTTTTCACATATTTCCTGGCAGCAGAGTTGACGTTCAAGGCTGCCAGTCTGTGGGTCCCGGACGCCTAACACCTTCTCCCCCTGGGTAATTGTTGCCGCACAGACATTTTGTTGTATCCCTCCTCTGCCCGTAAAGAATTCAGAGCCGGTGACCGTCACTCTGTCTCCCACACGAAAGTAAAAGACAGAGGGACATTTGGCTGTTAATCGTTCTGGATAGATATGGATGACCGTATCGGTTTGCTGGTCTGTTTCCACGTCAATGTGGAGACCTCTTCGTCCTGTCAAGGGCTGAACTCTGTATGCAACATTGCGTACTTTTCCTTGAATATTGACAAGAGGGTGCTTCCAGGGGCGACCGCATGTTGAGCTGTTTACCATCCTCGTCTGCTGCATTAGGGACGTCTTCTGGGAGAGGGTTTCCTTCATCTGTCTACGTATCGTTGCAGATGAAGGATTTATGACTCCCCGGTATTGTTTTGCGGAGGACTTTAATTGTTCAGGACGTTCTGCCCCGTAGACAGCAGGGATACATTCGAAAGCCCTTCCTGCGCCTTTTTCTGGCTGGGACTCCCAACAAGGGAAAAATCCCGCTGCGATCAGAAAGAGAACAATAACGACCTTATGAGTTCTGAAAGGTCCTGGTTCTTTTGTTGCGTTCTGACAGTTGGAACAATGAAATGTCGTGTATGCTTTCATGCCGCGAGAGTAACACGGCCTTCTCTCTGAGGGAAGAATATTTAACAGCAGGAAACGGATACGCAAAAAATGCAAGGTTTTTTGGGGACGATAATGCTCATTGAAGAGTACACTTGACGAGCTCGTACATAAAAAAAGATCTTGGTAAATAAGATGACTTTTTTTCATCAGCCCTATATATTTGTTGCTGAACTAATATCCTTATCCGTGAGTGGATTTTTTATCGCAACCAACCACCCAATGAACATTATGCAGGAACTGATAGAAGAACTGAAGCAAAAACTTATTGATATCCTGAATCTCAGCGACGTCCAGCCGGAGGACTTTGACGAACATGCCCAACTGGTCGGCGGAGAACTGGGCATTGACTCCATAGATGTGTTGGAAATGGTGGTTATGGTAGAGAAAGACTACGGGATCGTCATTAATAATCAGGAGGTGGGACAGAAGGTCTTTGCCTCTCTGGCCTCTCTGGTTGAGTATATTCAGGAAAACGCACCGGATAAACCCTCCTAATGTCTTTGCCGGTATATATCTGCGGCACCGGGATCATCAGTGCCCTTGGCGCTGATTGCGCAGCTACGGAAGCACGGTTGCACAAAGGGGATTCTGCGATCCAGTCGCTGGATCTCTTTCCCCTGATGCAGGGAAATCCCCTGCCAGTGGGGCAGGCTCCTCTACTGGAAGAGAATGGGGAAGGGAACGCAGATCCTCTGCCGAGAAGCCATCGTCTGGCCCTTGCCGCCGCAGACCAAGCCCTGCGGGACGCTCCATCAGAGTTGGCTGGTGAGGTGGGGCCTGGCATACGACCAGACGCCATCATCCTCGGTACCACCACCGGAGGCATCTTCACCACGGAAGAACTCCTCAAGGAGCAGGTGCGGGAAAAATCACGTTTTCAGCAGCACGGCCTGCACAGTATTGCCACCTGCCTCGCTAAGGCATACCAATGCAGCGGACCCATCCTCACCGTGTCCACGGCCTGTGCCTCCGGGGCAGTGGCCTTGGCGCTGGCCCTGCGTATGCTCCGCAGCGGTCAGGCCGAGACTGTGCTGGCAGGCGGGGTGGATTCCCTTTGTCGCCTCACCTATTTTGGTTTTCATTCCTTGCAATTGGTTGACCGGAAGGGCTGCAGGCCCCTTGATCAGGATCGGCAAGGGATGGCCGTGGCCGAAGGAGCTGGTATGCTCCTGCTCTCCACCCGCAGGCCCAAGCATTGCCGAGCCCGATTGCTCGGGGCTGGTCTTTCCTGCGATGCCTATCATCCTGCGGCCCCGCATCCTGAAGGAAAGGGCGCTTTTGCGGCGATGGAGGCCGCCCTGGCTGATGCTGGACTGAGACCTGAGGAGATTGATTACATCAACCTGCACGGCACCGGCACCCCGGATAACGACTTGGCAGAATCCAAGGCGGTGAGGAGACTGTTCCGCAGCGTGCCACCACTTTCCTCTATTAAGGGCGCATCCGGTCATTCCTTGGCTGCTGCCGGGGCAATCGAGGCCGTGGTTTCGACCCTGAGTATTTCCCAGGGTCTGCGTCCTGCCAATACCGGTTTGCAGCAGGTGGATCCTGCCCTGGGGCTCTCCCCGTTAACGGAGCCTCTTATAGAACCGACCAAGGCGGTGCTCTCCAATTCTTTCGGATTCGGCGGTAACAATGCCTCTCTGGTTATCAGTACACCTGATCTGCCCGAGAAGGGAGCGGAAAAAGAAGATGAGAGCTACGAGCGGGCAGGGGAGATGCTCGCCGTTCATGGCTACTCCTGCCTGACCGGGGCCGGTGATCTGGTCGCTACTCTGGAATGCCTGCAAAAGGGCGAATCCGCTACTGGTTGCGCAGCTGAGGATATTATTTCCAGGAATCTCCCCCTCGCCTGATCCGTCGTTTGAAGCGTTTGCCGAGAATGACTCTCTCCCTGTCCCAGGAGGCGCTGCTCTCTGCGCAGAACGAAAATGGGGAAGAGCCGGAAAAACCGGCTGCCGTGTTTATGAGCACAGGCTGGGGAGCGCTTTCTGATACCTACGATTTCCTGGCTCGCCTGCAAGAATCGCAAGAGCAGTTTCCCAGTCCCACGGATTTTGTTGGCTCTGTGCATAATAGCCCGGCCAGCCAGGCTGCGATTCTCTTTGGTTCCACTGGCCCCAATATCACCACCAGCGGGGGCGATTACTCCTTTGAGCAGGCCCTGTTGGCAGCCCAGCTTGAGCTGGATGGCGACAGCCCGGCCCTTGTCCTGGGTGCCGATGAGGGGCATGGGGAATTTTCCCCACTCTTTGATGCCTCGATACCCCTTGGCACCTCTCCAGCTGAGCTTGCTGACGGCGGCGGAGCCCTCTTGGTGAGCCGAAAGGTGGAGGGGGCCATCTGTCAGCTTTCTCTCTCCTTGTATCGGAGCAGTAAGGGGGAAGATGCGATGAGCTCCCTCATCAAGACCCTTTGCCATGAATCTGGCGATCCTGGAGGAGTCAAAGATCTGAGCCGTTATGCCCTTGTCCTGGTTGGTATCCCGGCTGCTCAGGAGGAACAAGGGGAAGGGCAGCTTGCCCGTTTTATGGAACAGGCAGCACTCACGGCCCCGATCCTTCGCTATCGTAAGCAGATCGGCGAGTTTGCTTCCGCCTCAGCAACGGCAGCGGCCCTTGCTGTCTCCTTCATGGCAGCAGGACGTATTCCCGGTACCCTGACAGAAACAGAGGATATCCTCTTGGACGATCAAAAGCATGCAATCCTGGTCTTGGGTCTGGGAGAGTACATCACGGCGATGGAGTTTGAACGACCATGAGGGTTCTGCTGATCTCACCGAATACCTTGACCGTGCCGTACCCGGTGTACCCCATCGGCCTTGATTATGTGGCAGGTTCGATTCCAGCGCGGCATGAGGTCCGCATTGCGGATTGCAATGTCCTTTCCCACGATGAATTGGAGGCACTCCTTGCCGAATATCAGCCGGAAGTGATAGGTATTTCCTGTCGGAATATTGATAATACCGAGGCTGGAGATCCGCTCTGTTTTATCAATCGCTATAAGGAGCTGGTTTCCTGGCTGCGCTCCCGTACGCAGGCGATCCTGGTCTGTGGCGGTAGCGGCTTTAACATTATGCCGGAAAAGATCCTGCCCGACCTGGGTGTGGATTACGGCCTGGTCGGCGAGGGCGAGCGTTTCGGCCTGCTGGTTGAGGCCCTGGAAAAGCAGGAGGATCCGGAACGAGATCCCCGGCGTTTTGACGGCCTCTTCCTGCTCATCTGGCATCCCTATCGAGAAGGCCGCTCCCTGGGACGGTCAGCGCAATCGTACCTTCCCGCAGGAGGCCGGCCATTATCGCTTTTATCTTGAGCATGGCGGTATGCTCAATCTCCAGAGCAAGCGGGGCTGCGCCTTCCGCTGTGTCTACTGCCCCTATCCGCATATTGAGGGCAGGAAACATCGCCTGATTGATCCGCAAGAGGTGGCGAGGACCGCGTTGGAGCTGGAAGCTGCCGGGGCGAAATACCTCTTTCTCACTGACTCAGCCTTTAACTCGGATATCGAGCACAGCCTGGCAGTGGCCAAGGCCTTTCAGAAGGCCAGGTTGTCCATCCCCTGGGGGGGCTTCTTTGCCCCAGTCAGGCTGCCTGCGGATTATTTCACGGTCATGGCCGATGCCGGGCTTGCCCATGTGGAGTTCGGTACAGAGGCCCTGTCCGATATCATGCTGAAGAATTATAGAAAACCCTTCCGGGTGCAGGATGTCTTTACGGCGCATGAGCAGGCCCTGGATGCGGGCCTGCATACGGCTCATTATTTTCTCCTCGGAGGACCGGGAGAATCTGCGGACACGATCAACGAGAGCCTGGAGCATCGGGAGCAGCTCAAGAAGACCGTGACCTTTTACTTTGTCGGGATCAGGATCTATCCCGGTACAGGGCTGTACGATATCGCCCTGAAAGAGGAGAAGATCAATGCGGCAACGGATCTCCTCCAGCCTGTGTTCTATGAACCTGATCTGATTACTCAGGAGCAGATTGACAAGATGGTCACGGAACGGGCCGGGAATCGGATCAACTGGATCGTTGGGTCTGGAGGGGCTCGCGCCGCTGAGACCGTCAGCAAGATGCATACGAGAGGGTATGTCGGGCCTCTTTGGGAGTATCTTATTCGTTGAGAAGTGGAGTTCATGCTGATGCAGTCAACAGCATAGTTATCGGAAATTGAGATGTTGGAGAGTGCTCCATGTTCTCCAGCAACGTGTATTACGGAAGATTTTCCAACGATAGGAGGCGGAAAAGATGAAGAGGTCGATACCCAACGACACTTTGCTGGATATTTTCAGGCTTGATGATGAGATAATCGATATTGAAACCAATGAGAGAGGTACAGTTTATCCGGTTGTAAGGTGCTATGATGATGAACAAGTTCATCTCCACTTTTGGTGCATCCACTGTAGAAAATGGCATATACATGGAAGAGGAGGAGCTAACTATCCATACCAAGAAGGTCGAGGCGGAATGGCGGGGCATCGAGTCGCACATTGTATCGTGGCCAATTCACCTTATAAAGAAAACGGTGTAGTATTACATGTGGTCGGAAAGTTTAATCCTTCCGTAAGGAAGGGGCACAGAAAGGGAGTTCCCTTGATTTGCCCCAGATGCCACAACGGTTATTACTCTGCTGCTCTGAATGCATGTGAATGCGGTTATTACAATAGCAGGCGTCAAAGCAGCCATCCAGAGATGGCTAAAAGGTATCAGGATTTTATCAAGGGAGAAGAATAGCTATCAATAGATTGAGTTTTCAAGAGCAGCGCCATCCCGTTGAACTCTTCCACCAACATATTGAGCATTGCTTCAGGTTCCCCAAGCTACGAAACTGCGCTTGCCAGGGCAGGATAGGTAAAAAAGACAAAATGGATGCAGTTCAGCAGAAAGTGGGTCAGAATACCGGCTTCAATCCGTTCTGTTCGCAGGTAGACCCAGCCATAGCCGAGACCGGCCACTGTAGAGAGGACGATATACGTTACCCCGCCCGCATAATGCCTCAGACCGAAGAGCATGGCCGCAACAACAAGCCCGATGCCTGCTCCGTATCGGTACTTCGTCAGGCCAGCAACAAGATAGCGCTGGATAACACCTCGGTAAAGCGCCTCTTCCGCAATACAGGTAAAGAACAGGTTGCTCCAGACCCAAAACCAAACAAGCGCTGACCATTTGGGCTCGAATCGCACATAACCGAAGGCAAAAGAAAGCAGTAAGAGCACAAGGATTGTGAGCGCGGATATCGGGGCTGCTTTTTTGAGCAGGAGCCACCATGCTTGAGGCCGCCTTGCAAGGAGCTTATTAAAGGTAAAGCCGAGCACAAACAGGCCGACAAGAGTCTTGTCGAAGTTTAAGTACTTGGAATACGGGATAGCTCCTTTACTCAGGATCACTTTGTCGATAACCTTGGGGTTGGAAAAGCCTGGAACAAGATGGAGTGATAAGGCGATAGAGAGCAGCAACATAATTGTTCCTGCAATGATGCGTACCGATTTGCTGTATTGCGCAGAGCCGGTACAATAACAGGAAATGCCCAGGATGGCGATTGGGAGCAACCCCAGGAGCTGCACCTGACCAAACAAGACCCCGCAGCCAAGAGCAGCAAGGCATAACGCCTGCCAGGGGCGAACTGACGTGGTGCTTGTTTCCTTGATCGGCAACCAAAGCGCGATAAGAGCCAGTGTGAGAAGACCGTATGTCAGCGCATCATGCAAGCTCATCTGCATCATATTTTTTTCCTGTTTCTTTGAGGATTGTTCTTCTGAGGAAAGCACAGCATGAAAAGCTGCGTTCAACGCTCGTACTGAGAGATAGAGACGCTGGAACATCGCGTCATTCTTGCCAATCTATGCTTCTGCTCCAGGATTTGTCAAGAGAAAAGGGGTGCAGTGTGAAATGGTATTGTTCGCCACTGAACCACCCCTGTCTGCCAAAGAAGCTTGACCTATGCTTCCTGTTTTTCTGTATTTCCCATTGACAAAGCTCCCAGCCCTTTCTACCATACTTGCTTGAGAATATTTCAAGAGCAGCGCCATCCAGTTGAACTCTTCCACCAATATTGAGCATTGCTTCATGAAGTTCCCTTACGGCATCTGCGACTTTCAGAAAATTATCAGCCAAGGCTATTTCTACGCTGATCGGACCGACCTGATTCCCCTGCTGGAGGAAACCGGCGACCAACTCCTGTTTCTCCGTCCCCGCCGTTTTGGCAAGAGCCTGCTTCTGTCCATGCTGGAGAATTATTATGATCTTGCTAAGGCGGATAGCTTTACCCAACTTTTCGGCCATCTGAAGATCGGAAAAAAACCCACTCAGAGACATCACAGCTATTTCATTCTGAAATGGGATTTTTCAGCGGTCAGTCCCCAGGGAACTGCAAAGGAGATCAGGCAGAATCTGCACGATTATCTTAATATCCGTATAGAATACTTTGCTGCGTATTACCGTGACTGGCTAGCCGCTGAAATTCATATCAAGCCAGGTAACGCCCTGTTTTCCTTTCAGTCCCTGCTCAATGCGGTCCAGCAGAGCGGACATCCTTTCTACCTCCTCATTGACGAATACGACAACTTTGCCAATGAGGTGATGGCTAACGCAGAACAGCGGCAAGGAACAGACTATATCACCTTGCTTTCCGGAGAAGGCGCGCTGAAGGCCCTGTTCAAGGTCGTCAAGTCCGCTGCTGCCGGGCAGGGCCTGGACCGGGTCTTCATCACCGGTGTATCTCCCGTGGTGCTGAGTGATATTACCAGCGGCTATAATGTTGCAGAAAATATCTACCTGCTGCCGGAATTCAATCATCTCTGCGGCTTTCATCAGGAGGAAATCGCGGAGATGTTACAGCAGATCGTGGCCCACTGTGATCTGCCTGAAGCGAAGACGGCGGAGGCCCTGGCGCTGATGCGGACTTTTTATAACGGTTATTGCTTCAGTCCGCGTACCGAGAAGCGTGTCTATAATCCCACCTTGGCCCTCTATTTTCTCAAGTCCTTTCAGCGTGACTGTGAATACCCGGAAGAGATTCAGGACAGCAACCTTGTTATGGACCGGGGAAAAATACGCTATATCTCCCGTCTGCCCGGTGGTGACGAAGTGCTTGCGGGCGCACTTGCTGAAGATCCTCCCTTAAGCGTGCCCAAGCTGGCGCGACGCTTCGGCGTGCAGGATATGCTCGCTGCCAAAAAAGACGATGTGTTCATGGCCTCATTGCTCTATTACTTCGGGGTGTTGACCATAGGCGGGAAGGGCGAGTTCGGTAAGATCATTCTGACGATCCCTAACCTGGTGATCCGTAAACTCTATGCAGAGCGGATCCGAGATGGATTATTGCCGGACAATCGAAGCATTGAAGCTGCCCGGCAGGCCGCCGAAGCCCTGTGTCAGCAGGGAAATATCAGGCCTCTCTGCGATTTTGTTGAGCAGAGGTATTTCAGGATCTTTCATAATCGTGATTATGCCTGGAGCAACGAACTGACCGTCAAGACCGCCTTTCTGACCCTGCTCTTTAACGATACCTTTTACATCATGGAATCAGAGACCGCGCTGGAACGCTCATATGCCGATCTCACCATGATAGTGCGCCCGGATATGCGGCAGTACGGCTTATTGGATATTCTGCTGGAGTTCAAATATGTTTCTCTGAAAGAAGCTGGCCTGAACGGTGAACAGCTTGAGCAACTCTCTCAGGAGGAACTTCGTCTTTTGCCTGCTGTGCAGAAAAAGCAGGAGGAAGCCCGGCAGGGTCTGGCTCGCTATCAAGAGAAGCTGAGGCATAAGTTTGCCGAGCGGCTCAGGCTACGCAGCTTCAGCGTGGTTTCAGTAGGATTTGAACGACTCGTTTTTTCTAAGGAATGTACTGAGGTATTATAGGCTATAGGCGACCCTATGCTCTCCAAGAAGAAGATCCTTATCATCGGCTCCGGTATCGGCGGCCTGAGTACGGCAATTATTCTGACAAAACTCGGTTTCGAGGCCACGGTCCTGGAAAAGAATCGCCAGACGGGCGGCCTGATGCGCAGCTACCCCCGCGACGGCATCGAGTGTGAGGTCGGAGTACATTATCTGGGTTCTCTGGATAAAGGGGAGATCCTGCGCAAATTCTTTGATTATCTCGGCGTCACCGAAAGCATCCCGGTCACCAGGATGGGGCAGGGTGGTGTCATTGACCGTTATCTCTTTGCTGCTTCCGGTAAGGGCAGGCAACTTGAAGAGCCCGCAGTCTTTGATGTTCCCGAGGGCCTGGATGCCTTTGCCGAGAATCTCCAGCAGGCTTTTCCTGAGGAGCGAGAGGCCATCGCCGAGATTCTTGCCCGTCTGCACAAGGCCAGCGAGCAATTGCACGGCCTTGATTTTCTCTATGGGATGGAAAGCAATTTTACCCTCCTGGATCAGGCAGACTCCTTGGGTGAGATCCTGAACGAACTGCACTGTTCTCCCCGGCTACGGAGTATCCTGGCCGTGCCCTCCTGCTGGATCGGCGTTCCCTTGCAGGACTGTCCTGCCTTTTATCATAATATGGCCCTGGCCTCCTACCTCTCCTCCTCATGGCGCTTGGATTGCAGTGGGTCGGATATGGCGGATGTCTTTGCTCAGCGCCTGCTGGAATTAGGTGGGAAGATTATCACCCGAGCTGAGGTCAGCAGGTTGGAGATTGCAGACCGGGTTGTCAAAGGGGTGCGTTTGCAATCCGGGGAATATCTGCCAGCGGAAACAGTGATTGGGGCCGTGCATCCCAAGGTGGTCTTACAGATGCTGCCTGAGGGAGCGGTGAAGCCGTCCTATCGGCAACGGATCAGCAGGCTCCGGGATACCCATGGGATTTTTTCCGTGCATGTCCGGGTTGATGCCGAGAGCCATCCTGAGATTCCGTATAATATTTTTAAGATTGATACGGATGAAGAGGGGAATGTCCCGGATATGAAGTATTATCAAATCCGCACAACAGACAGGAAGGAGACCAACCTTCTTTCCATCCTCACCTCGGGGAAGGATGAATTATGGGCGCCTTGGCTGGAGACGAGTACCGGGCGGCGCGGGAAGGAGTATGGTGCCGTGAAAGCGCAACATGCCGAGGACCTACTGAAGGAGGCCGAGGGCTTATTCGGTGCCTTCAAAGGCGCCAAGATCCTTGATGCCTACACGCCCTTGACTATGCGGGATTGGGTGAACAGTCCGGGGGGAAGTGCTTACGGGGTCCAGCGTTCTTCCAGTCAGATGCTGGCTGCGGCCCTGTTGAATCGCACGGCTGTTAAGGGCCTGTATCTTGCCGGGCAGAATGTGTTGGCTCCCGGCGTCATTGGTACGCTTATGGGCTCCTTCAGTACAGTGAAGTTGCTTGTTGGGGCAGAGGCCTTCAAAGAAGGATGTTGTCTTAATGCATAAGCAGCTGCAACAGGCCTGTGACCAGGGCGAAATACGACTCCTGGACCTCCACCTTGGGCTTTTCCTGGAAAAGCAGGCCCTCGACAAGGCTGATCGGCCAGCGCCTCCCTCCCTCCTCCTTGCCGCAACCCTGGCAAGTGCCGCTGTGGGGAATGGGCATGTCTGCTATCCCTTAGAAGAAACACCAGAACAGGCAACCTTGGCAGAGCTTGTGCAGGAACGCTGCCCTGACCTGGAACAATGGCGCAAGGACTTGCTTGCCACCACGGTTGTTGGCCTTCCCGGCGAGACCTCCCCCCTGATCCTTGACGAGAAGAACCGGCTCTACCTCTATCGTTTCTCCTGCTACGAGGCATTTATTGCCGCAGCCCTGCGACGTCGGGCAGCAGCCCAGCTTGATCTTGATCCGCAGCGTGCCGCCCAGGTGCTGCGCCGACTTTTTCCCCGGAACGAAGAAAGCAACAGCACTGATTTTCAGCAGATGGCCGCAGCCCTGGCCCTGCTGAAACCCTTGGTGATTATCTCTGGCGGACCCGGAACCGGCAAGACTCACACCGTGGCTCGCATCCTGGCTGCGATCCAGGCCCTGCATGCCAAACAGCAGGAAGAGCAGAAGGGGCAGAGGAAAAAGCTCCTCAGGATTGCCCTGGCTGCCCCGACAGGGAAGGCAGCTGCCCGCCTGGAGGAATCCATCCGTAAGGCCAAGCTCTCCTTGCCCGAGGAGCTTCGGCAGGATATCCCGGAACAGGCCCTGACCCTGCACCGCCTGCTTGGGTCCCGGCCCGGAGCAACTGCGTTTCGTTTTAATCGGGAGAACCCGCTCTATCTGGACCTGCTGATCCTGGATGAGGCCTCGATGATTGATGTGGAGATGATGGTCGCCATCCTGGAGGCCCTGCCGGAAAAGACCCGCATTATCCTGCTCGGGGATCGCCATCAGCTGGCCTCAGTGGAGGCGGGCAGCCTGTTTGCCGACCTCTGCGGTGAGGGGAAGCCCCATTGGTCTTCCCAACTTTGTACTGCCTTGGAGCAGCTGACCGGGAGCGCCATGCCCTCTTCCCTCTCCTCCCCAATCTCTGCGCAGGGAGCAGAGGAGGGATCCGCTCAAGCAGCCGATAATCCCCTGGCCGATTCGCTGGTCTTGCTGCATACCAGTTATCGTTTTCAGGATGAGAGTGGGATCGGTGCCCTTGCTGCCGCCGTGAAGAGTGGTTCTGTGGAGCAGGTGAGCCAGGTGATAGCAGAAGATTTTGTTGATGTGGAGGTGGTGCAGCATAGCGGGGCCAAGCGGGTGCAATGGCTGGCAGAGCAGATACGAAAGGGCTTTCAGCCCATGCTGAAGGCCTCTTCCCCAGAACAGGCCTTTGCCGCCATGGAAGAGTTTCGTTTTCTCTGTGCCCTGCGCAAAGGACCAGACGGGGTGGAAGGGATCAATACCCTGGTGACCCAGGTCCTGCGGCGAGCTGGTTTGATTGCTCCCCACAAGACGGACTGGTACCAAGGACGACCGATCATGATTCTCCGCAATCACTATGAGATGCAGCTCTTTAACGGGGATACCGGCATCCTCTGGCGGGACGGGAAGGGGAGCCTACGAGCCTGGTTCCGCCGAGCGGATAACAGCCTGACTTCAATCTCTCCAGCCCGCTTACCTGAACATGAGACGGCCTATGCTCTTACGATCCATAAGGCCCAGGGCTCGGAGTTTGAGCAGGTCCTGCTGCTCTTGCCGGAAGAAGACAGCCGGGTGCTCAGTCAGGAACTTTTCTACACCGGTATTACCCGGGCCCGCAGCAGCCTTTCCCTCTGTGCATCTTCAGAAAGGATAGCAGCAACGGTCTGCCGCAAGACGCAGCGTTTTTCTGGTTTGGCGGAAAAATTCTGTGGCTTGAAAAAAATGCAGCGTGGTTCAATTATTTGAGTCAAAGGTTTGACAGATAAAACGTCCGGCCTATACAATGTATCTATTCAAGAGGAGGATAAGGTGTTTACTATAACCAGAGAGGAAGAGCCCGATGCATAGTATAAGAAAAGTTGTTTTGCTCACTAGTCTATCATTATTTTTATCGTTATCCGCATGTAAGGGACCGGGGGAC is from Candidatus Electrothrix sp. GW3-4 and encodes:
- the recD gene encoding exodeoxyribonuclease V subunit alpha, which encodes MHKQLQQACDQGEIRLLDLHLGLFLEKQALDKADRPAPPSLLLAATLASAAVGNGHVCYPLEETPEQATLAELVQERCPDLEQWRKDLLATTVVGLPGETSPLILDEKNRLYLYRFSCYEAFIAAALRRRAAAQLDLDPQRAAQVLRRLFPRNEESNSTDFQQMAAALALLKPLVIISGGPGTGKTHTVARILAAIQALHAKQQEEQKGQRKKLLRIALAAPTGKAAARLEESIRKAKLSLPEELRQDIPEQALTLHRLLGSRPGATAFRFNRENPLYLDLLILDEASMIDVEMMVAILEALPEKTRIILLGDRHQLASVEAGSLFADLCGEGKPHWSSQLCTALEQLTGSAMPSSLSSPISAQGAEEGSAQAADNPLADSLVLLHTSYRFQDESGIGALAAAVKSGSVEQVSQVIAEDFVDVEVVQHSGAKRVQWLAEQIRKGFQPMLKASSPEQAFAAMEEFRFLCALRKGPDGVEGINTLVTQVLRRAGLIAPHKTDWYQGRPIMILRNHYEMQLFNGDTGILWRDGKGSLRAWFRRADNSLTSISPARLPEHETAYALTIHKAQGSEFEQVLLLLPEEDSRVLSQELFYTGITRARSSLSLCASSERIAATVCRKTQRFSGLAEKFCGLKKMQRGSII